A genomic window from Paenibacillus sp. FSL K6-0276 includes:
- a CDS encoding DUF1128 domain-containing protein, with product MDLTQPSQENVEYMIEAIKNKLKMASAAAMQASAFSVDKYEDIFDVYEVAMGSDRLSISQVEALVSELGRLRQK from the coding sequence ATGGATTTAACACAACCTAGTCAGGAAAATGTTGAATATATGATCGAGGCCATCAAGAACAAACTGAAGATGGCAAGTGCTGCTGCGATGCAAGCCTCAGCTTTTTCAGTAGACAAATATGAAGATATCTTCGATGTCTATGAGGTAGCCATGGGCAGCGATAGACTCAGTATTTCTCAGGTGGAAGCGCTCGTCTCCGAACTCGGCCGTCTACGTCAGAAATAA
- a CDS encoding asparaginase, with protein METVLVREYRSDLLECVHSGHIAIVGENGNVKGYAGDPEFVSFTRSAAKPLQAIPGIRGGIVEHYGFTPAEIALMTASHRGESYHVAALESISSKIGIDEQQMICATSYPLDYTSRENAIRGAGKRKFYHNCAGKHMGILSYSKLKGMPLEEYSQPEQTVQREIIDTIAYMAGVAPDSIGLGTDGCGLPVFAMPLTALATAYLKLANPDLIADEATRKAVTTITAAMNAHPEMVSGHGRLDSILLEDDNIIAKGGFKGVYCFGLRRERLGIAFKILDGSEEEWGLIVQGILNQIGYSQKNTLEKLHHAFSGVIYNDGGTRVGHADTEFQLHFMK; from the coding sequence ATGGAAACAGTATTAGTACGAGAGTATCGGTCGGATTTACTGGAATGTGTCCATAGTGGACATATTGCTATCGTAGGAGAAAACGGGAACGTAAAGGGATATGCAGGTGATCCTGAGTTTGTATCCTTTACTCGTTCTGCGGCCAAACCACTACAGGCTATACCAGGCATACGTGGAGGAATCGTGGAGCATTATGGATTTACACCCGCTGAGATTGCCTTAATGACTGCTTCGCACCGAGGAGAGAGCTATCATGTTGCCGCGCTAGAGAGTATATCCTCAAAGATTGGCATCGATGAGCAACAAATGATATGTGCCACTAGCTACCCACTGGATTATACGAGTAGAGAGAATGCCATTCGCGGTGCGGGCAAAAGAAAGTTCTATCATAACTGTGCGGGCAAGCACATGGGGATATTATCGTATAGTAAGCTCAAAGGAATGCCACTTGAAGAATACTCACAGCCCGAGCAAACGGTTCAGCGTGAGATTATAGATACCATTGCTTATATGGCTGGTGTAGCACCAGACAGTATTGGCCTAGGTACGGACGGATGTGGTCTGCCGGTATTTGCCATGCCTTTGACAGCCTTGGCGACTGCGTATTTGAAATTAGCCAATCCTGATTTAATTGCTGACGAGGCAACTCGTAAAGCGGTCACTACGATCACTGCGGCAATGAATGCTCATCCGGAGATGGTTTCTGGTCATGGACGACTCGATTCAATTCTTTTGGAAGATGATAATATTATTGCTAAGGGTGGATTTAAGGGTGTATATTGCTTCGGTTTGCGCCGCGAGCGACTGGGTATTGCCTTCAAGATTCTGGATGGATCAGAAGAAGAGTGGGGACTTATTGTACAGGGGATTCTAAATCAGATTGGATACAGTCAGAAAAATACTTTGGAAAAGCTGCATCATGCATTTTCAGGTGTGATCTACAATGACGGTGGTACACGGGTAGGCCATGCGGATACAGAATTTCAGCTTCATTTCATGAAGTAA
- the yyaC gene encoding spore protease YyaC, whose translation MAIREQGSGKRSKMDDVGLVSFFMEIAALHSAEKVTFLCIGTDRSTGDALGPLTGSKLLEYGFPHVIGTLPSPCDADNLVARVTEIPSEHIIIAVDACLGPPVALGYYFVSNEPLQPAQSVGVCLPAVGHYSLAAIVDINGPKPYRTLQTTPLHRVMVMAEQIAAAAAKGFGIGR comes from the coding sequence TTGGCAATTAGAGAACAGGGAAGCGGAAAACGAAGCAAAATGGACGATGTAGGATTGGTGTCTTTTTTTATGGAAATTGCTGCGCTGCATTCAGCTGAGAAAGTGACGTTTCTGTGTATCGGAACGGATCGTTCTACAGGTGATGCTCTCGGTCCATTAACAGGCAGCAAACTTCTGGAATATGGCTTTCCGCACGTGATCGGTACGTTGCCATCTCCTTGCGATGCAGATAATTTGGTGGCCAGAGTCACTGAGATTCCATCTGAGCATATCATTATTGCTGTGGATGCTTGCCTAGGACCTCCAGTAGCTCTTGGATATTACTTCGTTTCGAATGAGCCGCTTCAGCCAGCACAATCGGTGGGGGTATGCCTTCCCGCAGTGGGGCATTATAGCTTGGCGGCGATTGTAGATATCAATGGTCCAAAGCCCTATCGGACGCTGCAGACTACTCCACTACATAGAGTTATGGTTATGGCTGAACAAATTGCCGCCGCAGCAGCAAAAGGGTTTGGAATCGGGCGTTAA
- a CDS encoding DUF6483 family protein — translation MFRRDYIVRMIEDMTAMVAKVLTLKQERKTTEALWEIDELLNRHFPLNSRLLNSLSVEDIIDMFRFNGVLESDKLQGVAKLLKEEGSIYAASGDHDAGLFKSMRALHLYLYAGLHGADREMLQMTEDIDGLLEEVKAYRLPAKTERLLLVYMESIGHYSKAEDSLYRLWEQEEDVSLEGDNLYRRLLLKSPEELEQGSLPIHEVEQGWKEWSRITEVRRESEA, via the coding sequence ATGTTCCGAAGAGACTATATTGTCCGAATGATCGAAGATATGACGGCGATGGTTGCCAAGGTTCTAACGCTCAAGCAAGAGCGGAAGACAACGGAAGCCTTATGGGAAATTGATGAGCTATTGAACCGACATTTTCCGCTGAACTCACGTCTTTTAAATTCACTATCTGTAGAAGATATCATAGATATGTTCCGTTTTAACGGTGTGTTGGAGTCTGATAAGCTTCAAGGTGTAGCCAAACTGCTTAAGGAAGAGGGCAGCATTTATGCTGCAAGTGGCGATCATGATGCAGGACTATTCAAAAGTATGAGGGCACTGCATTTATATTTGTACGCAGGTTTGCACGGCGCTGATCGAGAAATGCTGCAGATGACAGAGGATATCGATGGACTTCTGGAGGAAGTCAAAGCGTATCGTCTTCCAGCCAAGACGGAACGGCTGCTGCTAGTTTATATGGAGTCGATTGGACATTACAGTAAAGCGGAGGACAGTCTGTATCGACTATGGGAGCAGGAGGAAGATGTCTCGCTGGAAGGTGATAATCTGTACAGACGGCTGCTGCTTAAATCACCTGAAGAATTGGAACAAGGCTCGCTTCCTATACATGAAGTGGAACAAGGATGGAAAGAGTGGAGCCGGATCACAGAAGTTCGGAGGGAGTCGGAAGCCTAA
- a CDS encoding SAM-dependent methyltransferase, whose amino-acid sequence MCVVESLKALIEQLINDRTLIMATLSQVRNKGETCTKVQIKPVELKGKLHYQFASYIGTKVEHRNVPAELAAEDMTLLFRESYRQGLLCTVEADYQVLISKKFKVSILTKSPSKEEEPDLAHNRRKRYVLEDGEPVPFLVELGIMNREGKVLAKRYDKFRQINRFLEMVEDVLADLPTGRPLTIVDFGCGKSYLTFALYHYLTVRKKRQLNIIGLDLKADVIEHCNELAAKIGYDHLKFLVGDIAEYNELDQVDMVITLHACDTATDAALEKAVRWGASVILSVPCCQHELFAQIENEVMSPMLSHGILKERFSALATDAIRAKLLDMMGYSSQLLEFIDLENTPKNILIRAVKSTGGDNSVKWREYTAFRDFIGAKPYLERVCADLLPSESSVEE is encoded by the coding sequence ATGTGCGTTGTGGAATCTTTAAAAGCTCTTATTGAACAACTGATTAATGACCGTACCTTGATTATGGCTACCTTAAGCCAAGTGCGTAACAAAGGGGAGACCTGTACGAAGGTACAGATTAAACCTGTCGAACTAAAGGGGAAGTTGCATTATCAGTTTGCGTCCTATATTGGTACAAAGGTTGAACATCGCAACGTACCGGCAGAATTAGCAGCGGAGGACATGACTCTTTTATTTAGAGAATCATATCGACAAGGCTTGTTATGCACCGTGGAAGCGGATTATCAGGTGCTGATTAGCAAGAAATTCAAAGTATCAATCCTTACCAAGTCTCCAAGTAAAGAAGAAGAGCCGGATCTAGCACACAACCGCCGCAAGCGTTATGTGCTGGAGGATGGAGAACCTGTGCCATTTCTTGTGGAGCTCGGCATAATGAATAGAGAAGGAAAGGTGCTGGCCAAGCGATACGATAAGTTCCGGCAGATCAACCGTTTCCTGGAGATGGTGGAGGATGTGCTTGCCGATCTGCCAACGGGTCGACCATTAACGATTGTGGATTTTGGCTGTGGCAAATCGTATTTGACCTTTGCCCTTTATCACTATCTGACCGTCCGCAAGAAGCGGCAACTTAATATTATTGGACTTGATTTGAAAGCTGATGTAATTGAGCATTGTAATGAGCTTGCTGCGAAGATCGGTTACGATCACCTGAAGTTCCTTGTGGGTGACATTGCCGAGTACAATGAGCTGGATCAGGTAGATATGGTTATAACGCTTCATGCCTGTGACACGGCTACAGATGCTGCACTCGAAAAAGCAGTACGTTGGGGGGCCTCCGTCATTTTGTCTGTGCCTTGCTGCCAGCACGAATTATTCGCGCAGATTGAGAATGAAGTAATGAGTCCGATGTTGTCGCATGGGATACTGAAGGAGCGGTTCTCAGCCTTGGCTACGGATGCCATCCGTGCCAAATTGCTCGATATGATGGGCTATAGTAGCCAGCTGCTGGAATTCATCGACCTGGAAAATACACCGAAGAACATTTTGATCCGCGCCGTAAAGAGCACGGGTGGTGATAACTCCGTCAAATGGCGTGAATATACCGCATTCCGCGATTTTATAGGGGCGAAACCTTACCTTGAGCGCGTATGCGCTGACCTGCTTCCGAGTGAAAGTTCGGTGGAGGAGTAG
- a CDS encoding alpha/beta hydrolase — protein MERVRCDGSNICYSDQGKGEVIVLLHGFCGSAEYWEQVIPILSNNYRVIAPDLRGHGASEAPLGPYTIEKMADDVLGLLDTLEISECTMLGHSLGGYITLSFAQRYASRLKGFGLIHSTAYPDSEEARENRLKSVSRIQNEGITPFVDSFVPGIFAKATASASPQLLERAKEIGYKTPPQGATGAALAMRERPDRRDVITATTLPVLLVAGEQDGLIPAERTFTSDKPNITQATISGAGHMSLFEAPERLAEVIKEFAQATVSINSHV, from the coding sequence ATGGAAAGAGTACGTTGTGACGGAAGCAATATTTGCTACAGTGATCAGGGGAAAGGCGAGGTTATTGTATTACTGCATGGCTTTTGTGGAAGTGCTGAATACTGGGAACAAGTCATCCCCATTTTAAGCAACAACTACCGAGTGATTGCTCCCGATTTACGTGGTCATGGAGCTTCAGAGGCTCCACTAGGACCCTATACTATTGAAAAAATGGCAGATGATGTTCTGGGCTTGTTAGATACACTTGAAATTTCTGAATGCACCATGCTGGGACATTCACTTGGTGGATATATTACACTTTCGTTCGCGCAGCGGTATGCCTCTAGGTTGAAGGGCTTTGGATTAATCCATTCTACGGCATATCCGGATAGTGAAGAAGCTAGGGAGAATCGATTGAAAAGTGTCAGCAGGATTCAAAATGAAGGCATTACTCCTTTTGTGGACAGCTTCGTCCCAGGAATTTTTGCTAAAGCAACCGCTTCTGCATCACCGCAGCTGCTGGAACGAGCAAAAGAAATTGGCTACAAAACGCCTCCACAAGGAGCAACGGGAGCTGCACTGGCGATGCGCGAGCGTCCAGATCGACGTGATGTGATCACAGCTACCACGCTGCCAGTACTACTTGTTGCTGGCGAGCAGGATGGACTGATTCCTGCGGAGCGCACCTTTACTTCGGATAAACCAAACATAACGCAAGCTACGATTTCTGGAGCAGGCCACATGAGCCTCTTTGAAGCTCCGGAACGGTTAGCAGAGGTTATCAAGGAATTCGCCCAAGCTACGGTTAGTATTAACAGCCATGTGTGA
- a CDS encoding SdpI family protein produces MKDFKWRWQDTLIVILGLASLSYALINYGKLPQELPAQWGITGKVNRYWDKNIAIPMCGILGIVLPLIMQFTRSIDPKRENYKKFENAYAMSRLAIGVLFNLMLVLTVAYGLGKDINVGKIAIGAVGVMFIALGNYMPQVKDNYLFGVRTAWTLSNPEVWRKTHRLSGRMWMIGGLLIFGGAFLSGVLSQALIITALVLAIIVPVLYSWIISRQLKS; encoded by the coding sequence ATGAAGGATTTTAAATGGAGATGGCAAGACACACTAATTGTAATATTAGGTTTAGCCTCGCTATCCTACGCTTTAATCAATTATGGCAAGCTGCCACAGGAGCTGCCCGCGCAGTGGGGAATTACGGGTAAAGTCAACCGGTATTGGGATAAAAACATAGCTATTCCCATGTGCGGTATTTTGGGTATTGTGCTTCCGCTGATCATGCAGTTCACACGCAGCATCGACCCTAAGCGGGAAAATTACAAGAAGTTCGAAAATGCCTATGCCATGAGCAGGCTCGCTATTGGGGTGCTTTTTAACCTCATGCTTGTGCTCACGGTTGCTTACGGTCTGGGTAAAGATATTAATGTGGGCAAAATTGCTATAGGAGCCGTTGGAGTGATGTTTATTGCGCTCGGTAACTACATGCCACAGGTAAAAGATAATTATTTATTCGGTGTTCGTACAGCATGGACACTCTCCAACCCAGAGGTGTGGCGAAAAACACATCGCCTCTCCGGAAGAATGTGGATGATCGGTGGTTTGCTTATATTTGGAGGAGCCTTTTTGAGCGGAGTCTTGTCTCAGGCCCTTATTATTACAGCTCTTGTGCTTGCTATTATCGTTCCTGTTCTGTACTCTTGGATCATCTCGCGTCAGTTAAAATCGTGA
- a CDS encoding O-antigen ligase family protein produces the protein MKYCGGACTSFAFLVCFCALNRVGRQLIIAAWSILGMFLSMSALLAVCGVVELPFAIAYSNSPEVSITGARLAGVMEYPNAFGAVMAVFLLERLFAVAAYDVKPQKSVKMWGAGGCGIGRECEKTEIEYAGLERGSEKTGSRCVKVERGSDKTRAACIKVERGSEKIGSRCVDVRVNRGNGCEGVERREAGSTAAALLRLLPLFPYAAALLLSESRGAWLTAACACAAVLLWKRQLIAPLLAAGAAPVVAAALFYRQLARAELAVEPLPGLLLLAGLWAGALLAGLWLCRRQRSAAGSARAAMLALAVAGWTAAGTAVLLHVRERITGPSSTVSARALFYRDAWRLAVEAPWLGRGGETWRSSYLAAQSRPYVGSQVHSGYLDILLNLGFVGLAAILLMLLAAGWLLAKRLPRLLPPFLVIFLHSAVDFDWSYGLIWLLLFWLPALALAEHEQEYQSATTSFTSRSSLTAHFASANPQPTHSTSANPQPTHSTSANPQPTHSTSANPQPTHSTSANSQPTHSTSANSQPTHSTSANPQPTHSTSANPQPTHSTSANPPIPVHPYLRRLSITVACSLCLMLSVFSFQAAQGERYYRQAVQTVDPSVRVGLLQQSLAWNPRSPKIAVVLSRLLTGEKSVSILQQSLLYSPENASLSWEMARRWMYSDDPVAALYWIRQSIQLDKYNNAKWVKGIEGMLMIGRKKLAEGNRMEAINCVASGNELLRQYRVLAEYEASRGEQHNDRKFYMTEQADDLSRRLSVLASRF, from the coding sequence ATGAAATATTGCGGTGGGGCTTGTACTAGCTTTGCATTTTTGGTTTGTTTTTGCGCGTTAAATCGGGTGGGGCGTCAGCTTATCATTGCCGCGTGGTCCATTTTGGGTATGTTCTTAAGCATGAGTGCTTTGCTAGCAGTGTGCGGGGTGGTAGAGTTACCTTTCGCTATTGCTTACAGCAATTCGCCTGAAGTAAGCATTACAGGTGCCAGATTAGCAGGGGTGATGGAATATCCTAATGCCTTTGGTGCTGTGATGGCTGTTTTTCTATTGGAGCGGCTATTTGCTGTCGCTGCTTATGATGTAAAACCGCAAAAGAGCGTGAAGATGTGGGGAGCAGGAGGTTGTGGCATTGGGCGAGAGTGTGAAAAGACAGAGATAGAGTATGCTGGGTTGGAACGTGGAAGCGAAAAGACAGGGTCAAGATGCGTAAAGGTAGAACGAGGGAGTGACAAGACAAGAGCAGCGTGCATAAAGGTGGAACGAGGGAGTGAAAAGATAGGGTCAAGATGCGTAGATGTGAGAGTAAACAGAGGGAATGGATGCGAAGGAGTGGAGCGGCGAGAAGCGGGAAGCACGGCCGCCGCGCTGCTGCGCTTGCTGCCGCTGTTCCCGTACGCCGCCGCGCTGCTCCTCAGCGAGTCGCGCGGCGCGTGGCTGACGGCGGCTTGCGCCTGCGCCGCCGTCTTGCTCTGGAAGCGGCAGCTTATCGCGCCGCTTCTTGCCGCTGGCGCCGCGCCCGTGGTCGCCGCGGCGCTGTTCTACCGCCAACTGGCTCGTGCCGAGTTGGCGGTAGAGCCTTTGCCCGGCCTGCTGTTGCTGGCCGGGCTTTGGGCCGGCGCGTTGCTAGCCGGCCTATGGCTGTGCCGCCGCCAGCGCAGCGCGGCGGGCAGTGCCCGAGCCGCCATGCTGGCATTGGCGGTGGCAGGTTGGACGGCGGCGGGAACCGCCGTTCTCCTGCACGTGCGCGAGCGGATCACCGGACCGTCATCGACGGTATCCGCGCGTGCTCTTTTCTACCGCGACGCTTGGCGGCTGGCGGTAGAGGCACCTTGGCTGGGGCGCGGGGGCGAGACTTGGCGGAGCTCATACCTCGCCGCCCAATCTCGCCCTTATGTAGGCAGCCAGGTGCATAGTGGTTATCTCGACATCCTGTTGAACCTAGGATTTGTCGGCCTAGCAGCCATACTGCTTATGCTGCTAGCAGCAGGCTGGCTGCTGGCTAAGAGATTGCCGCGGCTGTTGCCGCCATTTTTGGTTATCTTTTTGCACAGCGCAGTCGATTTTGACTGGAGCTACGGATTAATCTGGCTGCTGCTTTTCTGGCTGCCAGCACTTGCCCTGGCTGAACATGAGCAGGAATATCAATCTGCGACTACCAGCTTTACGTCCAGAAGTTCGCTCACCGCTCATTTCGCATCCGCGAACCCGCAGCCCACTCACTCGACATCCGCGAACCCGCAGCCCACTCACTCGACATCCGCGAACCCGCAGCCCACTCATTCGACATCCGCGAACCCGCAGCCCACTCATTCGACATCCGCGAACTCGCAGCCCACTCATTCGACATCCGCGAACTCGCAGCCCACTCATTCGACATCCGCGAACCCGCAGCCCACTCATTCGACATCTGCGAACCCGCAGCCCACTCATTCGACATCCGCGAACCCGCCAATTCCCGTGCACCCATATCTCCGCCGACTATCCATTACTGTCGCATGTTCCCTTTGTCTCATGCTATCCGTGTTCTCCTTTCAGGCCGCCCAAGGAGAGAGGTACTACCGGCAAGCTGTTCAGACGGTTGATCCCTCGGTGAGGGTAGGTTTGCTACAGCAATCGCTAGCGTGGAATCCCCGATCACCTAAAATAGCTGTAGTATTATCCAGGCTGCTCACAGGCGAAAAGAGCGTGAGTATTCTCCAGCAGAGTTTGCTATATTCTCCGGAGAATGCAAGTTTAAGCTGGGAAATGGCTAGACGATGGATGTACAGTGATGATCCGGTAGCTGCACTATATTGGATACGTCAAAGTATTCAGCTGGATAAATACAACAACGCTAAGTGGGTCAAAGGGATTGAAGGCATGCTTATGATAGGCCGGAAAAAGTTAGCGGAAGGGAATCGAATGGAGGCCATAAACTGTGTTGCCTCAGGGAATGAGCTTTTGCGGCAGTATAGAGTGTTGGCGGAATACGAGGCTAGTAGAGGTGAGCAGCATAATGACCGAAAGTTCTATATGACAGAACAAGCCGACGATCTGAGTCGGCGGCTTAGTGTATTAGCTTCACGATTTTAA
- a CDS encoding PhzF family phenazine biosynthesis protein, protein MNTPLFIIDAFAEKAYSGNPAAVCLLKHTVDEAFMLKTAAEMNLSETAFLWPENDGYRLRWFTPKAEVNLCGHATLASAHVLWEAGLLDPDVEARFYTRSGLLRASRAGDLISLYFPPYELRPSSTIPALTEALGITEANVVETMLYADNVLVRLDQESLVREFTPDFGALSRLEGRAFAVTAESSTEGIDCVSRFFAPKMGVNEDPVTGSAHTALAPFWASRLNRTQLTAYQASERGGLLQLEVCKDQIKMSGRAITIVSGELHVKPC, encoded by the coding sequence ATGAATACCCCGTTATTTATTATTGATGCCTTTGCAGAGAAAGCTTATTCAGGAAACCCGGCGGCAGTATGCTTGCTGAAGCATACTGTCGACGAGGCATTTATGCTGAAGACAGCAGCAGAAATGAATTTGTCAGAGACGGCCTTTCTCTGGCCGGAGAATGATGGATATCGCCTGCGTTGGTTCACGCCCAAGGCTGAGGTTAATTTGTGTGGCCATGCTACACTAGCAAGTGCACATGTATTGTGGGAGGCTGGATTGCTGGATCCCGATGTGGAAGCTAGATTCTATACACGCAGTGGGTTGCTTAGAGCTTCTCGTGCAGGTGACCTGATATCACTATACTTCCCACCTTATGAGCTTAGACCTTCTTCTACAATTCCGGCTCTTACAGAAGCACTTGGTATTACAGAAGCAAATGTGGTGGAAACTATGCTATATGCTGACAATGTGCTTGTACGACTCGATCAGGAATCCCTAGTTCGCGAATTTACTCCCGACTTTGGGGCTTTATCCCGACTTGAAGGGAGAGCCTTCGCGGTTACTGCTGAAAGCTCCACCGAAGGCATTGATTGTGTGTCACGGTTCTTTGCACCGAAGATGGGAGTAAATGAGGATCCGGTCACAGGCTCAGCGCATACTGCGCTAGCACCTTTTTGGGCTAGTCGACTCAACCGTACGCAGTTGACCGCCTATCAAGCTTCCGAACGTGGAGGCTTGCTTCAGCTTGAGGTATGCAAAGACCAAATTAAGATGTCTGGCCGAGCAATAACTATTGTTAGTGGAGAGCTGCATGTGAAGCCCTGCTAG
- a CDS encoding IS4 family transposase has product MGNLTQNSVLRKCLIRLKLCSFRCPLTDHYTKRLSVGSAIALLVEAQLQQRESLADIVLNLETNLDLQAFTGLSSIHESTLNRKLNAIPLAYLEWLFAQLTQELKAHQRGAKGIKHFGKLAPVDSTTFSLPKVLGDWAFYQDKTKGVKIHTRLLSLESGCHFPDEIVLSTVGVSDQQAVNRLVTKQDTTYIFDRGYVNYGNFRRWVEQAILFVARLKTKTKYTVLREREIPKEGLITRDADVEILDKVSGQLFQVRLVQFSDDEGKVYEVITNRQELTAQDIGEIYRCRWQIELFFKWIKQHLATVTFHNHHPNAIWVQCYIGMITALLCQLIQRETQTLLSPWNFLRKMRYYFARDWDSFVQTLDIEPTRRSKGRQKIPKPAEAPPRTGDKRETVKIIVS; this is encoded by the coding sequence ATGGGTAATTTAACGCAAAATTCTGTTTTACGCAAGTGTTTAATTCGCTTAAAACTTTGTTCGTTTCGGTGTCCGCTGACCGACCATTATACCAAAAGGCTTTCTGTCGGCTCAGCGATCGCCCTTTTGGTCGAGGCCCAACTCCAGCAACGGGAATCGTTGGCTGACATCGTACTTAATCTGGAAACGAACTTAGATCTTCAAGCATTCACGGGCCTTTCATCCATCCATGAGTCCACCTTAAATCGCAAACTGAATGCCATTCCTCTAGCCTATTTAGAGTGGCTGTTTGCTCAGTTGACTCAAGAATTGAAAGCACACCAACGTGGAGCCAAAGGCATCAAGCACTTTGGAAAATTAGCTCCAGTGGATTCCACCACGTTTTCTCTACCTAAGGTATTAGGGGACTGGGCCTTTTATCAAGATAAAACCAAAGGGGTAAAGATTCATACTCGGTTGCTCTCCTTAGAGTCAGGCTGCCATTTCCCGGATGAAATTGTGCTTTCTACTGTCGGTGTGTCGGATCAACAAGCCGTTAACCGTTTGGTCACGAAGCAGGATACGACGTACATCTTTGACCGTGGCTATGTCAATTACGGTAATTTTAGACGGTGGGTAGAGCAGGCCATACTCTTTGTTGCCCGTTTGAAAACCAAGACGAAATATACAGTGCTTCGGGAACGAGAGATCCCTAAGGAAGGCCTGATTACCCGAGATGCTGACGTGGAGATTTTGGACAAAGTCTCAGGACAACTCTTTCAGGTTCGTCTTGTACAGTTTTCAGATGACGAAGGTAAGGTGTACGAAGTCATTACCAATCGCCAAGAACTAACCGCACAGGATATCGGAGAAATCTATCGCTGTCGCTGGCAAATTGAGCTATTTTTTAAGTGGATTAAACAGCACCTGGCGACCGTTACATTTCACAATCATCATCCGAACGCGATTTGGGTCCAATGCTACATCGGGATGATTACGGCCTTGCTGTGCCAGCTAATTCAACGGGAAACACAGACATTGCTTAGCCCGTGGAACTTTCTGCGAAAGATGCGATATTACTTCGCGAGAGACTGGGATTCTTTCGTCCAGACTCTGGATATTGAGCCGACACGGCGTTCGAAAGGAAGACAAAAAATACCGAAGCCTGCGGAGGCTCCCCCACGAACGGGTGACAAGCGAGAAACCGTAAAAATCATCGTGAGCTAA